In Ferviditalea candida, the genomic window ATATCTCCGCACGACATCGAAGAAGATGAACGGACGGGCATTCCCGATATGAATGTAGTTGTAAACCGTCGGACCGCATACATACATCTTCACCTTGCCCGGTGTGAGCGGCTCGAAAATTTCCTTGGATCTTGTAAGGGTGTTGTAGATTTTCAGCGCCATATCAAACCTTACCCCCAATCTTCTTTAGGGTTTCCAGTTCCCGCCGCATTTCATCAATTTGCCGCTGAAGCTGCCCGCAAAGTTCCTGCACCGGGTCGGGCATCGCCCCGTGCTGCAGCCGATTCGTCCGCTCGCCGTTGCTTTTGACCATCTTTCCGGGAATGCCGACAACCGTGCAGTTCGGCGGGACCTCCTTCAACACAACGGCGTTTGCCCCGATAAACGAATATTCCCCGACTTTGAAAGAACCGAGCACCTTGGCTCCGGAACCAAGCACGACACCTTTGCCGATCGTCGGATGCCGCTTCCCTTTTTCTTTTCCCGTTCCGCCAAGAGTTACTCCCTGGTAAATAACCACATCATCGTCGATTTCGCAGGTTTCCCCGATCACCACTCCCATCCCATGGTCAATAAATAACCGCTGTCCGATGCGGGCCCCCGGGTGGATTTCGATTCCCGTCATAAAACGCGAAAACTGGGAGATGACCCTTGCAATAAAAAACAAGTTGTGCCTGAAAAACCAGTGCGCGATCCGATGCCACCATACAGCATGCAGACCGGAATAGGTCAAAACGACCTCCAGCGTGCTCCTCGCCGCCGGGTCGTTGGCAAAGACAGCCTCAATATCCGATTTCATCGACCGCAAAAAACGAACCATGCTGATACCTCCCGCTTTCAGTTCTCTTATTATCCATCCAATAAAAAAGTCCCTGCAGCATAATGCTGCAGAGACGTGTATTCACGTGGTTCCACTCTGCTTGGGCATGCCCGATCCAAAGGCCGCCCTTCTCCAGACTCTTAACGCGAGCCGCTCGTTAAAACCTACCCTGCCTTACGGCATCTCGGCTTCAAAGCTCACAGGCGCATTTCCGCTTAACGGGAATGGATAACTTGCAGCCCAAGCTTTACGCTATCGGTTATCCTCTCTGGCAAGACCCTGCTTAATCGTACTCTCCTGATCGTCGCTTTGTGAATATGCCTTTTTTTCAAGTATACAAAAAATGTCCGCAACACACAATACATTTATCCCGTTCCATTGGTCTGGATGCCCCTTTTGCGCAGCGATCCAACTTTTGAATACACTCTTAAATTGAATAAATATTCAAGATCTTGTTTTCGTCGGATAACACTCCCAAGAGCTTATCTGACAAAAGCGGACAAGCGGCGAAGCACTTTATCCTTGCCCAACAAATACAGGGTTTGATCAAGATCCCGGCCATGCGTTTGTCCCGTAACCGCAGCCCGAATCGGCATAAACAATTGCTTGCCCTTAAAGCCCGTCTCTTTCTGCACATGCTTCAGCAGCTGCTTAATCCCCTCCGGGGTGAAATCCTCGTCATCTCTCACTCCCGCATAAAAACTGTTCAGCACGGCAGGCACTTGCTCTTCAGACAAGATCTGCTTGGATTCTTCCTCAAATTCCGGTTCTTCCTTGAAAAATAACTCCGTTAATTTTACAATCTCCGCAGCATAACTCAATTGCTCCTGATACAATTTGACCAGCGACTCCACCCACTGACGCAACGGCGCATCAAGCTGCTCCGGAATATATCCGGCTTTCTGCAAATGCGGAACGGCCAATTCGACCACCCGGTTTAAATCAGCGTTTTTCATATATAAATTGCTCATCCAATTCAGCTTGTCGGTGTCGAACACGGCCGGACTTTTGGAAAGACGGTCCACGCTGAAATTGGCGATCAGCTCTGCCTTGCTGAAAATCTCCTCTTCGCCCCCCGGCGACCAGCCCAGCAGCGCGATAAAGTTCAACAGCGCCTCCGGCAGATATCCGAGATCCCGGTATTGCTCGACAAACTGCATGATCGATTCGTCCCGCTTGCTCATCTTTTTGCGGTCCTGATTCAGAATCAGCGAAATATGCGCAAATTCCGGAATGTCGAATCCCAAAGCCTGATACAGCAAAATTTGCCGAGGCGTATTGGTCAGATGCTCCTCGCCCCGGATGACGAGCGAAATCTTCATCATATGATCATCCAGGACAACCGCAAAATTATACATCGGAATCCCGTCCGGCCGAACGATAATAAAATCGCCGATACCGTCCGATTCGAATTCCACGTGCCCCCTGACCCGATCTTCAAACGCAATCGTAAGCCCCTCCGGAACCCGGAAGCGAATGGAGGCCTTTCTCCCCTCCTCCCGATGCCGCTCCCGCTGCCCTGCAGTCAAATGACGGCACTTGCCGGAGTACAATGGAGTTTCTCCCCGGGCCTCCTGCTTCTCCCGCTCCTGCGCCAATTCTTCCTCGGAGCAGTAGCAGGGATAGGCCTTCCCTTCTTCAATCAATTTATCGATGAACGGCTGATACAGCTGAAGCCGCTCCATTTGTCTGTACGGGCCATAGGGGCCACCGATATCGACGCTTTCATCCCAATCGATGCCGAGCCATTTCAAGCCCTCCAATTGGCTTTGGATCCCGGATTCCATATGACGGGTTTGATCGGTATCCTCAAAGCGGACAACAAAAGCTCCTTGCGTATGCCGTGCAAGCAGATAACAATAAAGCGCCGTCCGTGCCCCGCCGAGATGCAGATGGCCGGTCGGACTGGGCGCGTAACGGACGCGGACTTGATCAGACATGTAAAAACGCTCCTCTCTCTTTCCTAAAATTAATTTAGCATATCCTGCAGCAGGCAGACAACCGATTGCGCGGCAATTCCTTCTTCTCTGCCGGTAAATCCGAGCTTTTCCGTCGTCGTCGCTTTTATGTTGACCTGTGTGACTTCCGCTCCCAGCGCTCCGGCAATGTTCTCCGCCATCTGCGGAATGTATTCGGCCATCCTGGGTCTCTGGGCAATAATTGTCGCATCCAGATTTCCAAGCTTGTATCCCCGCTCCACGGCCAGCTTCCATACCTGTCTCAGCAGCTGCATGCTGTCCGCATCCTTGTAATTGTCGTCGTTATCCGGAAAATGGCGTCCGATATCCCCCAGCGCCAAAGCCCCGAGAATGGCATCAGCGACGGCATGCAGAAGCACATCGGCGTCCGAATGTCCCAGCAGCCCTTTGTTAAAAGGGATCTCAACTCCTCCAACGATGCATTTTCTTCCTTCCGCCAGCTGATGTACATCAAAACCCTGTCCGACGCGTATCATGACCCCTCTCCCCCCAGTCTTTCATTCAGCACATATTGCGCCCATTTCAAATCCTCCGGCGTAGTGATCTTGATATTGTCATAGTCCCCTTCGACCACAAACACGGGCATATTTATTCTTTCGGCCAGCGCCGCATCATCCGTTCCCTCGTATCCTTCTTCCATCGCCCGCTCATGCGCGCGCTTCAGATCGGAAAGACGAAAAGCCTGCGGCGTCTGCATAGCCCACAGGCTCTTACGGTCCGGCGTGGACACAATTTGCCCTGAGGCGTCCACCACCTTGATGGTATCGAAAACGGGCACGGCTAAGACGGCCGCCCCTTTGTCCCTGGCTTGCTGCCAGCAAGCGCGGATCTTCTCCGGGCGAACAAGCGGCCGCACGCCGTCATGCACCAGAACCCACTCCATGCCCATCGCCTCAAGTGCCCGGATTCCCCGATAAACAGATTCCTGGCGTTCTTTCCCGCCTGCTGCGATGGCTTTCACTTTATGCAGTCCATACCTTTCGAGGTAACCGCTGCAACGTATCCTTTGCTCCTCGGATACGACAAGCGCCATAGCGTCAACCTCGTCCATTTGCTGAAACACTTCCAGTGTATGAACCAGGATCGGCTTGTCCCCCAAAGGAAGAAATTGTTTGCTTTCGCTGCTTCCCATCCGCTTGCCTTTTCCCGCGGCAACAATAATGACTCCCAATTTCCCCATCAACAAAACCCCTGCCTGTGTTAAACGATTGAATAATGACTTGTGCCCTTCTTATCATAATCGTTTTACAGCGCTTTTTCCAATAGTTTCGGCTTTGCAAAAATCATTCTCCCCGCAGATGTTTGCAGTACGCTGGTCACCAAAACCTCAATCGTCGAGCCGATGAAATCCCGTCCGCCTTCAACCACAATCATGGTGCCGTCATCGAGATAAGCAACGCCTTGACCATGTTCTTTTCCGTCTTTTATGACTTGCACGAGGATTTCTTCACCGGGGAGCACGACCGGTTTAACCGCATTGGCCAGATCATTGATATTCAACACCGAAACTCCTTGCAGCTCGCATACTTTGTTCAAGTTAAAATCGTTGGTCACCACTTTCCCGTTCAGCGCCTTCGCCAAACGCACCAGCTTGCTGTCCACTTCCGTAATCTCCTCAAAGTCACCTTCGTAAATCAGCACCTTGACATCCAGTTCTTTCTGGATTTTGTTCAGGATGTCCAATCCCCTGCGCCCTCTGTTGCGCTTGAGCAGATCCGAAGAATCGGCGATATGCTGGAGTTCTTCCAGCACGAATTCCGGAATGACCAGCGTCCCTTCAATGAATCCCGTTTTGCAAATGTCGGCGATCCGTCCGTCGATAATGACGCTTGTATCGAGAATTTTATGCTGCTCGGATATCTTTTTCCCCTTGCTCTTATCCTTTGACCCGATACCGGAAACCCAAGATTGCAGCTCCTCCTGTTTGCCGACCCCAATCCGGAAACCCGCAAACCCCAACAAACCAGCTATCACTATCGGCACTGCGCTCGGCATTCCGTCGATCCTTGATACCGGCGGATACAATAATACGGAAACCAACAATCCTCCCAACAACCCCAGCATGCCGGCCAGCAATTCCGCCATCGGCATTTTTTTCAGCTTTTCCTCCGCCAGAGTCCATCGCATGAAAATCCATTCTGAAAACCAATACGACAATATCAATGCCAATGTTGCTCCCAATAACATCATGACATATTCCCGAATTGCCGGACTCCAGCCGAATGGATGTCCGAACGAACCCGCAAGCCAATCGTTCAAAACGTAACCTGTCCATCCGCCGATCCCTGTTAATAATAGTTGCAGCCATCGCTTCAACATATTTCACCTCCTGAAACATAGGAAAAACTTCTATCGAAGTCCTTCAAAGAAGCCGGACCTTGAGTAAAGGAAGTTTTTCATGCCCATAAGAATTTGCCTTTCCGAATGACCGAAAACTGATTAAATTCTTATGTGGTAAGAACAATATTCTATTTGTTCCTTACAATTATGAACAAATTTGACGCGGACTAATCTTCCGACGGCAATTTTTTTACCGTATCGGAAAGCATTCGGATACTATTGCGTGAAAAACACCCCTATCGGCAAAATACCGCGATGGCCATTCCCCCATTGGAACGATGCAAATATAAGTTTTTTTATAATTCTTAAAAATCAAGCTTTGAATTATAATAATGGTTTTTATATAATGGAATTGAATTGAACGGTAAGAGGTGAAGGGAATGAGCGTTTCAAGTCTTAAAAGCTTTCAGGATCAAGTATCCGAACTGTTGCTCCGTCACCGCAGTCTGCTCGATGTAATATCCAAATTTCAGCAAACCAACGCCGCCGTCAATCGGTCCGTTACGAAAGCGATAACCGAATGCGGCTGCATTGAAGTGAGCGCCCAAAAGCAGCAATATTCGCTCGACTACTCGGCTGAACGGCTTCGTGAGATGTTGGGTACCCATGTCCACGGCCATTTATGCGAACAATGTCAAGAAATCGTCAGTTCCGAATTGGGAAGAAACCTCTTTTATATGTCCGCGCTTTGCAATTTGTTGGAGATCAATTTGGAAGAAGTCATCGATCGTGAATCCCAAAAATGCTCAACCCTCGGCTTTTTCAATATGTCCTAAAAGCACGCCTCGCGGTAGAGACGCTGGTTTCACAAAAAAAGCATTTATTTTCAGCTTCCGCAGAAAATAAATGCTTTTTATTTTTCCTATATTCGGTTGCAGTTGTTGCGCCGCATCATTGCTAAACGATGTCGCGGGCTTCGATTTCCCGCTGCTCTTCAAGTTTCATCCGTCTTGTTCGGCGATTCAATATTCTAACGTTTTTTTTTAATCCGTACAGCGCATAAAGAACCAACGGAACGAAAATCAGCTTGGACAGCGTCCCCGGATACTTGATTGCCACAACGACGGCAATCGCCACAATGATTGGAAGAATCCACATGGCCGATTTCGGTATTCCCACTTTTTTGAAACTGGGGTATTTGACCGTGCTGACCATTAGAAAGGACAGGAACAGTTCACTTAGCAGCAAAATCGGAGTTGCAATTTCATTGTGGAACAGCGCCAAAGTCGCCAGTACACCGCCGGCAGCGGGAATCGGGAGGCCGATAAAATATCCCGGCGTGCTGGCCTTGACATTAAACCTGGCCAGACGCAGCGCTCCGCAGATCGGGAACACGGCCGTGGCGATCCAAGCTGCCGCCGGATTTACTTCCTGCAAACCGACCACATAGATCACAAAGGCCGGAGCCACTCCGAATGAAATGACATCGGAAAGGGAGTCAAGCTCCTTTCCGAATTCGCTTTGAACATTCAGGGCCCGTGCCACTCTGCCGTCCAAACCGTCCATCAGCATCGCAACAATGACCATCATGGCCGCGTAATCCGGTCTATTGTTAAACACAAAAATAATCGACAGTATCCCCAAAAACAAATTACCTACCGTAAAAATGCTGGGCAGCGATTTCGCTATCATTCTGCTTACACCTCGAATGTACTATTCCCTTATCCGATAAGGATCATTAGTACGGTTCTAATTGTTCATCTTTCGATTGTATGCAAATTATATATGTCTGTCAATGAATACCTGTTCTTGAATCCGTTTCAACCCCTCTTTTATGTTCCTGGCCCGAATTTCTCCGATCCCGTCCACTTCATCCAATTCCTCGATCGTTGCCATCATAATATGAGCCAGATGTCCGAAATGATCGACCAAATTTTGTATGATGACTAACGGCAGACGCGGAATTTTATGGAGCATTCTAAAGCCCCTCGGGGAAATCGCTTCCTCCAGAACGGAACTGTTGGCCGGAAATCCCAACTGACGGATCACTTCGTGATGGTTCATCAGTTCATCGGAAGTCAGGTTTTTTAAGCAGATCCGGATACCCTTGATATTCTCATCACTCGGATCCCTGCTGTAATCTTTCAGCAGCAGTTCAGCGTCCTGATCAATCTGCGATACAAGCTCCTCCATCTGCATGCTGATCAATCGGCCTTCAGTCCCCAGTTCATTTATGTATTTCACAATTTCCGAGCGCACTCGCAATACCATTTCCACCCGCTGAATCACATTGGAAACGTCATGCAGCGTTACAAGCTCTTCGAACTCGGAGGCGCTTAGATTCGTGAATACCTGATCAAGAACCGCCTTATATTTTTCCAAGGTCTGTATGGCCTGATTGGCTTTCGTCAAAATAACTCCGATATCTTTTAACGCGTATCGGAGGTTCCCCTGATAAAGGGTAATCACATTTCTTCTTTGCGAGATGGAAACAACCATTTTCCCGGTTTGCTTGGCCACACGTTCAGCCGTCCGGTGGCGGATTCCCGTCTCGATCGAGGAAATAGAAGAATCCGGTATCAATTGGGTATTCGCATATAGTATGCGCTTTAAGTCCTCGCTTAAGATAATGGCGCCGTCCATCTTCGCCAATTCATATAGATAATTCGGAGAAAAGTCGCAGTTAATGGAAAAACCCCCGTCTACAATCTCCATGACCTCCGGGCTGTAACCCACGACAATCAATCCGCCTGTCTTGGCTCTCAGCACATTTTCCAGCCCTTCTCGAAAAGGTGTCCCTGGAGCCACCATCGTGAGCAGTTGGTTCATGACATCCCTTGCACCATCTTCTTTCACATGCCTACCTCCTGTGCCAGTTCAACATAGCTTAGCAATTAATTTAATGCAGCATTCAATGCTTCGGTTACCGTAGCGATGGAAATCACTTCAATTCCTGCGGGAGGAGTCCAGCCTTTCATGCTTTTCTCGGGCATGATTACTTTCTTGAAGCCTAATTTTTGCGCTTCTTTAATACGCTGTTCCGCTCTGGATACGCCTCTTACTTCCCCGGTTAGTCCAATTTCCCCAAACACCGCATCGAACGGACCGGTGGATTTGTCCCTGAAGCTGGAAGCGATGCTGATGGCCACCGCGAGGTCTACCGCCGGCTCATCCAGCCTTACTCCTCCGGCAACGTTGACGAACACATCCTGATGCTGCAGGACCATACCCATTCTTTTCTCCAAAACCGCGATAATCAGCGAAAGGCGATTATGATCAATACCCGTTGACATTCTTCGGGGAGTCGGGAAATTGGTAGGTGATACCAATGCCTGAATTTCAACAAGCACCGGTCGTGTCCCTTCCATGCTGGCTGCCACAGCCGACCCGGAAACACCGATCGGTCTTTCGGAAAGAAACAGTTCAGAAGGATTGTCTACTTCCCGCAAGCCGACCTCGCTCATTTCAAATATGCCCATTTCGTTCGTAGAACCGAAACGGTTTTTGACCGCCCGAAGCAACCGATAGCTGTGATGGCGTTCGCCTTCGAAATAAAGGACGCAATCTACCATATGCTCCAGCAATCTCGGGCCCGCTATGGCCCCCTCTTTTGTAACATGGCCCACAAGAACCGTTGCTATCCCTTTGCCCTTGGCCATTCGCATAAATTTGCCCGTACATTCCCTAACCTGGGAAACGCTCCCCGGGGCTGAGGAAATAAGGGGATGATACACGGTCTGGATCGAGTCAATGACCATAAAATCAGGCTGCACCGCTTCGATCGATTCTTCAATGTGCTCCATGTTCGTTTCACAAAGCACAAAAATATTGGGAGATAACGCATTTAAACGGTCCGCACGCAGTTTCGTCTGTCTGGCCGATTCTTCACCGGAAACATACAGAACTTTCAATCCCGATTTGGCCAAAGAATGGGAAACCTGCAGCAGAAGGGTAGATTTGCCTATCCCGGGGTCGCCCCCCACCAGAATGAGGGAACCCGGCACTAAACCTCCGCCGAGAACACGGTTCAACTCCCCAATATCCGTCATAATGCGCTGCTCCTGACTACCTTTTATTTCTATGATTGAAGCCGCCGTTTCTTTCGTCGAATTGCCCTCGGTATCAAAGAAGGGGTTTTTGGAGGATGCAACCCGTTCTTCCACAAAGCTGTTCCAAGCTTGGCATCCCGGGCATTTGCCCATCCATTTTGGGGATTCGTATCCGCATTCCTGACAAAAAAATTTGGTCTTTGTTTTGGTCATATCTGTTCCCCTGATTCTTATTATCACTTCAAAGTTTACCATGTTCAACCAATGATTGAAAACCCCTGAGACAAGCTTAGAAAAAAAGCATGCCCCCATTCATCGAATGTTCGGCATGCTTTTTTTTCACAGAACTGTCCATCAAAAATGTCTTGACAGTTACTTGGCGCTGACGTGCTCCCCTTTACGGACCACCAGTTCGCCGTTTTCTTCATCGATAGTGATCGTATCGCCCTTAGATATATTCCCCAGCAGCAATTCCTCCGACAAACGGTCCTCAATGTGCTTTTGAATGGCTCTCCGGAGAGGACGGGCGCCATACACAGGATCGTAGCCTTCTTTGGCCAAAAACTCCTTGGCTTTGTCGGTCAATGTAAAATTGACATCCTGATCCTTCAGACGCTTGCGCAGTTCTTCGGACATTAAGGTCACAATTCTTCCGATATGCTCCTGTTCCAACGAATGGAATACGATGATTTCATCGATGCGGTTCAAAAATTCCGGTCGGAACGTTTTCTTCAGCTCCGCCATCACTTTGTCCTTCATGTTGTTGTAATCCTTGCCGGAATCTTCTGCGGCGGTAAATCCGAGCGCGGAATTCTTCTTGATCATCTCCGCACCGACATTGGATGTCATAATGATCAGCGTATTGCGGAAATCGACCATCCGGCCCTTGGAATCGGTCAATCTTCCATCCTCCAGCACCTGCAGCAGGATGTTGAAAACTTCGGGATGCGCCTTCTCGATCTCATCCAAAAGGACAACCGAATACGGCTTGCGGCGGACTTTTTCCGTCAATTGACCGCCTTCCTCATATCCCACATATCCGGGAGGCGCTCCGACCAGTCTGGACGTCGAATGCTTTTCCATATACTCGGACATATCGATGCGAATTACGGCATTCTCGTCACCGAACATCGCCTCAGCCAAAGCCCGTGCCAATTCCGTTTTGCCGACTCCTGTGGGGCCGAGGAAAATAAACGATCCCATCGGTCGTTTCGGATCCTTCAGACCTGCGCGGGCCCTGCGGATAGCTTTGCTGACCGCTTTGACCGCTTCATCCTGGCCGATCACTCGCTCATGCAAAATCGACTCCATCTTCAACAAGCGTTCCGTTTCTTCTTCGGCCAGTTGACTGACAGGAATTCCTGTCCAGCTGGCCACGATTTGCGCGATATCTTCAGGTGACACTTCGGAATCGGTTCTGCCTTGGGTTTCTTTCCATTCATTTTTAGTTTTTTCGAGTTCTTCCCGCATTTTTTGTTCCGTATCCCTGAGGGAAGCCGCCTTTTCAAATTCCTGGCTCTGCACGGCCGCATCCTTTTCCTTGCGTATATCCTCCAGACGGCTTTCCAGTTGCTTCAGGTTCGGCGGTACCGTATAAGAACGCAGACGAACTTTTGAAGAGGCTTCGTCGATCAGATCGATCGCTTTGTCCGGCAGGAATCGGTCGGTAATGTAGCGGTCCGACAATTTAACCGCCTGTTCGATCGCTTCATCCGTGATTTTGACCCGATGGTGGGCTTCGTAACGGTCCCTCAAGCCTTGCAGAATCAAGATGGCTTCCTCGGGCGTCGGCTGATCGACCATGATCGGCTGGAACCTGCGCTCAAGAGCGGCATCCTTCTCGATGTATTTTCTGTATTCATCCAGCGTGGTCGCTCCAATGCACTGCAGTTCTCCTCTGGCCAGAGCAGGCTTCAAGATGTTGGAGGCGTCGATGGCTCCTTCCGCCCCGCCGGCTCCAATCAGAGTATGCAACTCATCAATAAACAGAATGATGTTTCCTGCCTGGCGGATCTCATCCATGATTTTTTTCAAACGATCTTCGAATTCGCCCCTGTATTTGGTACCCGCGACTACCGAACCCATGTCGAGGGTCATTACCCTTTTATCGCGAAGGGTCTCCGGAATTTCGT contains:
- the cysE gene encoding serine O-acetyltransferase — protein: MVRFLRSMKSDIEAVFANDPAARSTLEVVLTYSGLHAVWWHRIAHWFFRHNLFFIARVISQFSRFMTGIEIHPGARIGQRLFIDHGMGVVIGETCEIDDDVVIYQGVTLGGTGKEKGKRHPTIGKGVVLGSGAKVLGSFKVGEYSFIGANAVVLKEVPPNCTVVGIPGKMVKSNGERTNRLQHGAMPDPVQELCGQLQRQIDEMRRELETLKKIGGKV
- the gltX gene encoding glutamate--tRNA ligase, whose product is MSDQVRVRYAPSPTGHLHLGGARTALYCYLLARHTQGAFVVRFEDTDQTRHMESGIQSQLEGLKWLGIDWDESVDIGGPYGPYRQMERLQLYQPFIDKLIEEGKAYPCYCSEEELAQEREKQEARGETPLYSGKCRHLTAGQRERHREEGRKASIRFRVPEGLTIAFEDRVRGHVEFESDGIGDFIIVRPDGIPMYNFAVVLDDHMMKISLVIRGEEHLTNTPRQILLYQALGFDIPEFAHISLILNQDRKKMSKRDESIMQFVEQYRDLGYLPEALLNFIALLGWSPGGEEEIFSKAELIANFSVDRLSKSPAVFDTDKLNWMSNLYMKNADLNRVVELAVPHLQKAGYIPEQLDAPLRQWVESLVKLYQEQLSYAAEIVKLTELFFKEEPEFEEESKQILSEEQVPAVLNSFYAGVRDDEDFTPEGIKQLLKHVQKETGFKGKQLFMPIRAAVTGQTHGRDLDQTLYLLGKDKVLRRLSAFVR
- the ispF gene encoding 2-C-methyl-D-erythritol 2,4-cyclodiphosphate synthase, with the protein product MIRVGQGFDVHQLAEGRKCIVGGVEIPFNKGLLGHSDADVLLHAVADAILGALALGDIGRHFPDNDDNYKDADSMQLLRQVWKLAVERGYKLGNLDATIIAQRPRMAEYIPQMAENIAGALGAEVTQVNIKATTTEKLGFTGREEGIAAQSVVCLLQDMLN
- the ispD gene encoding 2-C-methyl-D-erythritol 4-phosphate cytidylyltransferase — protein: MGKLGVIIVAAGKGKRMGSSESKQFLPLGDKPILVHTLEVFQQMDEVDAMALVVSEEQRIRCSGYLERYGLHKVKAIAAGGKERQESVYRGIRALEAMGMEWVLVHDGVRPLVRPEKIRACWQQARDKGAAVLAVPVFDTIKVVDASGQIVSTPDRKSLWAMQTPQAFRLSDLKRAHERAMEEGYEGTDDAALAERINMPVFVVEGDYDNIKITTPEDLKWAQYVLNERLGGEGS
- a CDS encoding PIN/TRAM domain-containing protein, whose product is MLKRWLQLLLTGIGGWTGYVLNDWLAGSFGHPFGWSPAIREYVMMLLGATLALILSYWFSEWIFMRWTLAEEKLKKMPMAELLAGMLGLLGGLLVSVLLYPPVSRIDGMPSAVPIVIAGLLGFAGFRIGVGKQEELQSWVSGIGSKDKSKGKKISEQHKILDTSVIIDGRIADICKTGFIEGTLVIPEFVLEELQHIADSSDLLKRNRGRRGLDILNKIQKELDVKVLIYEGDFEEITEVDSKLVRLAKALNGKVVTNDFNLNKVCELQGVSVLNINDLANAVKPVVLPGEEILVQVIKDGKEHGQGVAYLDDGTMIVVEGGRDFIGSTIEVLVTSVLQTSAGRMIFAKPKLLEKAL
- a CDS encoding DUF1573 domain-containing protein, with amino-acid sequence MSVSSLKSFQDQVSELLLRHRSLLDVISKFQQTNAAVNRSVTKAITECGCIEVSAQKQQYSLDYSAERLREMLGTHVHGHLCEQCQEIVSSELGRNLFYMSALCNLLEINLEEVIDRESQKCSTLGFFNMS
- the pssA gene encoding CDP-diacylglycerol--serine O-phosphatidyltransferase; the protein is MIAKSLPSIFTVGNLFLGILSIIFVFNNRPDYAAMMVIVAMLMDGLDGRVARALNVQSEFGKELDSLSDVISFGVAPAFVIYVVGLQEVNPAAAWIATAVFPICGALRLARFNVKASTPGYFIGLPIPAAGGVLATLALFHNEIATPILLLSELFLSFLMVSTVKYPSFKKVGIPKSAMWILPIIVAIAVVVAIKYPGTLSKLIFVPLVLYALYGLKKNVRILNRRTRRMKLEEQREIEARDIV
- the disA gene encoding DNA integrity scanning diadenylate cyclase DisA codes for the protein MNQLLTMVAPGTPFREGLENVLRAKTGGLIVVGYSPEVMEIVDGGFSINCDFSPNYLYELAKMDGAIILSEDLKRILYANTQLIPDSSISSIETGIRHRTAERVAKQTGKMVVSISQRRNVITLYQGNLRYALKDIGVILTKANQAIQTLEKYKAVLDQVFTNLSASEFEELVTLHDVSNVIQRVEMVLRVRSEIVKYINELGTEGRLISMQMEELVSQIDQDAELLLKDYSRDPSDENIKGIRICLKNLTSDELMNHHEVIRQLGFPANSSVLEEAISPRGFRMLHKIPRLPLVIIQNLVDHFGHLAHIMMATIEELDEVDGIGEIRARNIKEGLKRIQEQVFIDRHI
- the radA gene encoding DNA repair protein RadA, giving the protein MTKTKTKFFCQECGYESPKWMGKCPGCQAWNSFVEERVASSKNPFFDTEGNSTKETAASIIEIKGSQEQRIMTDIGELNRVLGGGLVPGSLILVGGDPGIGKSTLLLQVSHSLAKSGLKVLYVSGEESARQTKLRADRLNALSPNIFVLCETNMEHIEESIEAVQPDFMVIDSIQTVYHPLISSAPGSVSQVRECTGKFMRMAKGKGIATVLVGHVTKEGAIAGPRLLEHMVDCVLYFEGERHHSYRLLRAVKNRFGSTNEMGIFEMSEVGLREVDNPSELFLSERPIGVSGSAVAASMEGTRPVLVEIQALVSPTNFPTPRRMSTGIDHNRLSLIIAVLEKRMGMVLQHQDVFVNVAGGVRLDEPAVDLAVAISIASSFRDKSTGPFDAVFGEIGLTGEVRGVSRAEQRIKEAQKLGFKKVIMPEKSMKGWTPPAGIEVISIATVTEALNAALN
- the clpC gene encoding ATP-dependent protease ATP-binding subunit ClpC encodes the protein MMFGRFTERAQKVLALAQEEAVRLGHNNIGTEHILLGLIREGEGIAAKALIALGLGLEKIQDEVEALIGRGQEQPMNIAYTPRAKKVIELSMDEARKLGHTYVGTEHILLGLIREGEGVAARVLNNLGVSLNKARQQVLQLLGSNEAVSTSHGTAANVSTPTLDSLARDLTSAAKESNLDPVIGRSKEIERVIQVLSRRTKNNPVLIGEPGVGKTAIAEGLAQRIVNNEIPETLRDKRVMTLDMGSVVAGTKYRGEFEDRLKKIMDEIRQAGNIILFIDELHTLIGAGGAEGAIDASNILKPALARGELQCIGATTLDEYRKYIEKDAALERRFQPIMVDQPTPEEAILILQGLRDRYEAHHRVKITDEAIEQAVKLSDRYITDRFLPDKAIDLIDEASSKVRLRSYTVPPNLKQLESRLEDIRKEKDAAVQSQEFEKAASLRDTEQKMREELEKTKNEWKETQGRTDSEVSPEDIAQIVASWTGIPVSQLAEEETERLLKMESILHERVIGQDEAVKAVSKAIRRARAGLKDPKRPMGSFIFLGPTGVGKTELARALAEAMFGDENAVIRIDMSEYMEKHSTSRLVGAPPGYVGYEEGGQLTEKVRRKPYSVVLLDEIEKAHPEVFNILLQVLEDGRLTDSKGRMVDFRNTLIIMTSNVGAEMIKKNSALGFTAAEDSGKDYNNMKDKVMAELKKTFRPEFLNRIDEIIVFHSLEQEHIGRIVTLMSEELRKRLKDQDVNFTLTDKAKEFLAKEGYDPVYGARPLRRAIQKHIEDRLSEELLLGNISKGDTITIDEENGELVVRKGEHVSAK